In a genomic window of Methanosarcina horonobensis HB-1 = JCM 15518:
- the modA gene encoding molybdate ABC transporter substrate-binding protein has translation MKKVCTFIIIMLLAMVLSGSGCAEKGASIPVSENQEKEFTGRQITVCSGAGLIKPMNELIANFENETGADIEVRYGGSAEIFGILTSKECDVFIPGDYFYTGQAMEKNYVFNESVANLTLHVPVIAVPEENPANISGLEDLANPRVKLALGDPNGPAIGRVSEAIFTKAGILPEVENNTIVKTATVNQLLIYVVSGEVDATIIWEDMASWSEASGKLEIIPIPEEQNKIKTIPTAVSIYTEDPELAEAFNVYIAGEEAEEVWEKWGFEPCDS, from the coding sequence ATGAAAAAAGTCTGCACATTCATAATTATCATGTTACTTGCAATGGTTCTGTCTGGCTCAGGGTGTGCTGAGAAAGGAGCGTCCATCCCTGTTTCGGAAAACCAGGAGAAAGAGTTTACCGGGAGGCAGATTACGGTTTGTTCCGGCGCCGGGCTGATAAAACCAATGAACGAATTGATTGCAAATTTTGAAAACGAAACCGGGGCAGATATCGAGGTCCGCTACGGAGGAAGTGCCGAAATCTTCGGAATCCTTACCTCAAAAGAGTGTGACGTTTTTATCCCGGGGGATTACTTCTACACAGGACAGGCTATGGAAAAGAATTACGTTTTCAATGAAAGCGTGGCAAACCTGACCCTGCATGTCCCTGTAATTGCAGTTCCCGAGGAAAACCCGGCAAACATAAGCGGGCTTGAAGACCTGGCAAATCCCAGAGTAAAACTGGCCCTAGGTGACCCAAACGGACCTGCAATAGGCAGAGTCTCGGAAGCAATCTTCACAAAGGCGGGAATCCTTCCCGAAGTAGAGAATAACACAATTGTAAAAACTGCGACCGTAAACCAGCTTCTCATTTACGTTGTATCCGGAGAAGTTGATGCGACAATCATCTGGGAAGATATGGCAAGCTGGAGTGAAGCCAGCGGAAAACTCGAAATTATCCCTATTCCCGAAGAACAGAACAAAATAAAGACCATACCCACAGCAGTTTCCATATACACCGAAGACCCTGAACTGGCAGAAGCATTCAACGTTTATATTGCTGGAGAAGAAGCAGAAGAGGTCTGGGAAAAATGGGGCTTTGAGCCATGCGATTCCTAA
- a CDS encoding ABC transporter permease, whose protein sequence is MKSPDTNHSWFRNLTIGIAFFFTFLLLLSIGVLLFVLKPSEILSALLSEEMFYSMKLSMLTSSASTLSVMCCSIPTAYALSRFSFPGKSLIKAVLGLPMAFPELVMGLALLLLFGHGFLGPYLEAAGIKVTFTKLGIVVAQFFVAFPYAVRVIYSTFEDINPRYEQVSRSFGYGEFETFRHVTLPMARSGLFASSIITFARCIGAFGAVLVLAGGSYMHTEVLPVTLYLNISYGNLEMAVTSGILLMGIAFLAILSFERFEGGKL, encoded by the coding sequence TTGAAATCTCCGGACACGAACCATTCCTGGTTCAGGAACCTCACTATAGGCATTGCCTTCTTCTTTACCTTTTTACTGTTATTATCAATCGGAGTCCTGCTCTTCGTCCTTAAACCCTCGGAAATCCTCTCAGCCCTGCTTTCGGAAGAGATGTTCTATTCCATGAAGCTTTCCATGCTGACCTCATCAGCTTCGACCCTTTCGGTCATGTGCTGTTCGATCCCGACAGCCTATGCCCTTTCCCGATTTTCATTTCCGGGAAAAAGTCTCATAAAGGCAGTGCTTGGGCTTCCGATGGCTTTTCCGGAACTGGTAATGGGCCTTGCCCTCCTGCTCCTTTTCGGGCACGGTTTTCTCGGGCCTTATCTTGAGGCAGCAGGAATAAAGGTGACCTTCACAAAGCTCGGGATAGTAGTTGCCCAGTTTTTTGTTGCTTTTCCTTATGCTGTAAGGGTTATCTACTCCACCTTTGAAGACATAAACCCGCGGTACGAACAGGTCTCAAGGAGTTTCGGGTACGGAGAATTCGAAACTTTCAGGCATGTAACCCTTCCCATGGCCAGAAGCGGGCTCTTTGCTTCGAGCATAATTACCTTTGCCCGCTGCATAGGGGCTTTTGGAGCCGTACTCGTACTTGCCGGAGGCTCTTACATGCACACCGAAGTCCTGCCCGTAACCCTCTATCTGAACATTTCCTACGGGAATCTGGAAATGGCGGTGACAAGCGGGATTTTACTTATGGGAATTGCTTTTCTTGCAATCCTTAGCTTTGAAAGGTTTGAAGGAGGAAAGCTGTGA
- a CDS encoding ATP-binding cassette domain-containing protein — MSFLEVRDICLDVGSFELKGIYLKAEKGDYVALIGPTGSGKSLLLETIIGFYEPRKGKVFLEGRDITSFSPDKRQISIVYQDNMLFPHMDIFENIAYALRKKLRDKKQIEIEVTQIAGVLGIKELLHRKPDTLSGGEKQRASLARSLIARPKLLLLDEPFSALDARTREKLREMLKKAIADYSTTVLHVTHDFEDVWALANKVVVIRKGEVMQAGDPESVFRRPSPDFVAEFLGTNVLKGTVKALEGKLAVLDAESLEIYSADPAEPGEDVTVSIRPEEIILAREAVESSARNTLRGRISGIFKKEHLVVVEVKMGSAEIKAVVTPTSCEMLGLEPGREIYAVFKASNARIIR; from the coding sequence GTGAGTTTTCTGGAAGTCAGGGACATCTGCCTTGATGTGGGGAGCTTCGAGCTTAAAGGCATATACCTGAAAGCTGAAAAAGGGGACTATGTGGCGCTGATAGGTCCCACAGGCAGCGGAAAGTCTCTCCTGCTTGAAACCATAATAGGGTTTTACGAACCCCGGAAAGGAAAAGTTTTCCTTGAAGGCAGGGACATAACCTCCTTTTCTCCTGACAAAAGGCAGATCAGCATAGTGTACCAGGACAACATGCTCTTTCCACATATGGATATTTTTGAAAATATCGCATACGCCCTCAGGAAAAAGCTCAGGGACAAAAAGCAGATAGAAATCGAGGTAACGCAGATTGCCGGAGTCCTCGGGATAAAAGAACTTCTGCACAGGAAGCCGGATACCCTGAGCGGAGGAGAAAAGCAAAGGGCATCCCTTGCAAGAAGCCTTATTGCCAGACCAAAACTGCTCCTGCTGGACGAGCCTTTCAGCGCACTTGATGCGAGAACAAGGGAAAAACTCAGGGAGATGCTGAAAAAGGCAATTGCGGACTACAGCACCACTGTCCTGCATGTAACCCATGATTTCGAAGATGTCTGGGCCCTGGCAAATAAGGTTGTAGTCATAAGAAAAGGGGAAGTTATGCAGGCAGGAGACCCTGAATCTGTCTTCAGGCGGCCATCTCCCGATTTTGTGGCTGAATTTCTGGGTACAAACGTGCTCAAAGGAACGGTAAAGGCTCTCGAAGGAAAACTCGCTGTACTCGATGCCGAAAGCCTGGAAATCTATTCCGCAGACCCAGCCGAACCCGGAGAAGATGTCACGGTTTCCATCCGCCCGGAAGAGATAATTCTTGCCAGAGAGGCCGTGGAAAGTTCGGCCCGGAACACCTTGAGGGGAAGGATTTCGGGAATTTTCAAAAAGGAACACCTTGTTGTGGTCGAGGTGAAGATGGGAAGTGCAGAAATTAAAGCCGTGGTTACACCGACTTCATGTGAGATGCTCGGGCTCGAACCGGGCAGGGAAATATATGCTGTATTTAAAGCTTCAAATGCCAGGATAATAAGGTAA
- a CDS encoding beta/alpha barrel domain-containing protein has translation MIDLFDLYFYEDCPYQDESAELLRLEGWGKMRIVSRENGTCACAGELAEYYERKGLKIRNYLEDGMTFKPGDAIFEAEGDLKLLFKLWRVSQTFLSLMCAISTKTASLVSAGRKANPDLIIATSRKTHPGSRIFELKAVRAGGGDIHRNSLSDSIQLSQNHLEVAGELGKLRAMKKIEIEPRTRKEAFKYVEMSNIMLLDHLSPEELRELGPELKKINPKLELAVGGIEAKRIPEYAPFVDIIVISAPYYANPLDFTTKIERL, from the coding sequence ATGATAGACCTTTTTGACCTTTACTTTTACGAGGATTGCCCCTATCAGGATGAAAGCGCAGAACTGCTCAGACTTGAAGGCTGGGGAAAAATGAGGATTGTTTCAAGAGAAAACGGGACCTGTGCCTGCGCTGGAGAGCTGGCAGAATATTACGAAAGAAAAGGCCTGAAAATCCGGAATTACCTCGAAGATGGGATGACCTTCAAGCCCGGAGATGCAATTTTCGAAGCCGAAGGAGATCTCAAACTCCTGTTCAAGCTCTGGAGAGTTTCCCAGACCTTCCTCTCCCTCATGTGTGCCATTTCCACAAAAACAGCCTCTCTGGTGAGTGCAGGCCGAAAAGCAAACCCGGATCTTATTATTGCAACAAGCCGAAAGACCCATCCGGGATCCAGGATATTTGAGCTTAAAGCTGTCCGGGCAGGCGGGGGAGATATCCACAGGAACTCCCTCAGCGACTCCATCCAGCTCAGTCAAAACCACCTGGAAGTTGCCGGAGAACTGGGAAAACTCAGGGCTATGAAAAAGATAGAAATCGAACCCCGGACAAGGAAAGAAGCATTTAAATATGTCGAAATGTCGAATATAATGCTCCTTGACCACCTTTCTCCGGAAGAACTGCGGGAACTGGGACCCGAACTTAAGAAGATCAACCCCAAGCTTGAACTTGCAGTGGGAGGAATTGAGGCAAAAAGGATTCCTGAATACGCTCCCTTTGTCGATATCATCGTCATAAGCGCTCCCTATTACGCAAATCCCCTTGACTTTACAACGAAAATCGAAAGGCTGTAA
- a CDS encoding Rossmann-like domain-containing protein, giving the protein MSESKNLHEIGKKEESGILPALVSALKNDLGPALEEIEVKDVRIGLAYTGVLLSENYGGVACTPLYEFSCCPALGFAGFLKGKTADKLLELSLSKNPLEAAVGIATANALSHMLRDMEPESFPVSNADILDLVKPEDKVAMVGYFGPLIPRILKITRNFTVLEKREIDSPKTRILPSEKAREILPASDVIILSASTLANRTFDELLSLRSTAREVVLLGPSTPLYPAPFFKRGITAIMGTLIIDPWTMLTVVSEAGGTKKLHKCCGEKIAFQNKKKLG; this is encoded by the coding sequence ATGTCAGAAAGCAAAAACCTGCACGAAATCGGGAAGAAGGAAGAAAGCGGAATCCTGCCCGCCCTCGTAAGTGCGCTCAAAAACGATCTGGGTCCTGCCCTTGAAGAAATCGAAGTAAAGGATGTAAGAATAGGGCTCGCCTATACAGGAGTCCTGCTTTCAGAAAACTACGGAGGCGTTGCCTGCACCCCCCTCTACGAGTTTTCCTGCTGCCCTGCCCTCGGTTTTGCGGGCTTTCTGAAAGGTAAAACTGCGGATAAGTTGCTTGAACTCTCCCTGTCAAAAAATCCCCTTGAAGCAGCCGTTGGAATTGCAACAGCAAATGCACTTTCCCATATGCTCCGTGATATGGAGCCTGAAAGCTTCCCAGTTTCAAATGCAGACATCCTTGACCTTGTAAAACCTGAAGACAAGGTTGCAATGGTAGGCTATTTTGGACCTCTCATCCCGAGAATCCTGAAAATAACCAGGAACTTCACAGTCCTTGAAAAACGCGAAATCGATTCCCCTAAAACCAGGATCCTGCCCTCGGAAAAAGCCAGAGAAATCCTTCCTGCATCGGATGTGATCATCCTTAGCGCAAGTACTCTCGCCAACCGGACTTTTGATGAACTCCTTTCCCTCAGGAGTACAGCAAGGGAAGTGGTCCTGCTCGGCCCAAGCACTCCTCTCTACCCTGCCCCATTTTTTAAGAGAGGAATTACTGCAATAATGGGAACCCTAATTATTGATCCCTGGACAATGCTTACGGTGGTCAGTGAGGCAGGAGGTACCAAGAAACTGCACAAGTGCTGTGGGGAGAAGATCGCGTTCCAAAATAAAAAAAAGCTAGGATAA
- a CDS encoding SIMPL domain-containing protein: MPQEDKNDKFYYSIIALSIVLVLMSASIYAISQNGSEKDAESTISMSGYAEQKVVPDTATLRIGVVIQSATAKEAADENAALMSAVIAELKAMGLQDREIQTSYVSVYPVYNYDKEQIITGYSASNSVQITTTKLNNLSEIIDRSTAAGANEIGSISFSVSNDMQKQLREDLMSEAVADASSKAATLAKSLGVEVIGVQTSSISESSGSRVYYEYDMATAEKDMGAGSTPVQPGESTVSMSVQVTYYIE, from the coding sequence ATGCCACAGGAAGATAAAAACGATAAGTTTTATTACAGTATCATTGCGCTATCAATTGTTCTGGTGCTAATGTCGGCATCAATCTACGCTATTTCGCAGAATGGATCCGAAAAGGATGCGGAAAGTACTATTTCCATGAGTGGGTATGCTGAACAGAAAGTTGTCCCTGACACAGCAACATTGAGAATAGGTGTTGTAATTCAGTCTGCAACTGCAAAGGAAGCAGCCGATGAAAATGCAGCCCTTATGAGCGCTGTAATAGCAGAACTGAAAGCAATGGGATTGCAGGACAGGGAGATACAGACATCCTATGTTTCCGTGTACCCGGTATATAATTATGATAAAGAACAAATAATTACAGGCTACTCTGCATCCAACAGCGTGCAGATCACAACCACAAAGCTCAACAACCTTAGTGAGATCATTGACAGGTCCACAGCTGCCGGAGCTAATGAGATAGGAAGTATTTCCTTCTCAGTATCTAATGACATGCAAAAGCAGCTTCGTGAAGACCTGATGAGTGAAGCAGTAGCTGATGCATCATCAAAAGCCGCTACGCTTGCTAAGAGCCTGGGAGTTGAGGTAATTGGTGTACAGACCTCATCTATAAGTGAAAGCAGCGGTTCCAGAGTATATTACGAATACGATATGGCAACAGCAGAAAAAGATATGGGAGCAGGTTCCACTCCTGTTCAGCCAGGCGAGTCTACCGTTTCAATGTCAGTACAGGTCACGTACTACATTGAATAA
- a CDS encoding class I SAM-dependent methyltransferase codes for MFGGYEKNVSKQKDFWIEFFANRRDGGHRSSSEEFISMEAKEKLFHLDGGKTLLDFGCGAGELLIYYAPGYEKLVGVDFSASMLDEASKRVRERKCGNVSLIQADDKTVWDKLESSFDRITAAGVLQYLTLKEIDSFVFNASNYLNNGGKIVLFDILDPRLYPLWKIGLFSEDADIWKILRKIGFELKVILSASLNNRPKDILGFAHNPGTIKKVANKYGFETIFVQSMYYEYKYHAIISRISEAKPQ; via the coding sequence ATGTTTGGAGGATACGAAAAAAACGTTTCCAAACAAAAGGATTTCTGGATAGAGTTTTTCGCAAATAGGAGAGACGGTGGCCATAGATCTTCATCTGAAGAATTTATTTCCATGGAGGCTAAGGAAAAACTATTCCATCTTGATGGGGGCAAAACACTACTTGACTTCGGATGCGGTGCAGGCGAACTTCTGATTTATTACGCACCGGGATATGAAAAGCTTGTAGGAGTTGACTTTTCCGCATCCATGCTTGACGAAGCAAGCAAAAGAGTCAGGGAAAGAAAATGTGGGAATGTATCATTAATCCAGGCTGATGACAAAACTGTCTGGGATAAACTGGAATCTTCTTTTGATCGAATAACCGCAGCTGGGGTGCTTCAATATTTGACATTGAAAGAAATAGATAGTTTTGTCTTTAATGCATCAAACTATCTTAATAACGGGGGTAAAATAGTATTGTTCGACATACTGGACCCTCGTTTATATCCATTGTGGAAAATAGGACTGTTCTCAGAAGATGCAGATATCTGGAAAATTTTACGCAAAATCGGTTTTGAGTTAAAGGTTATATTATCGGCAAGCCTGAACAATCGCCCAAAAGATATTCTCGGGTTTGCCCACAATCCCGGTACAATTAAGAAAGTAGCAAACAAGTATGGTTTTGAGACTATTTTCGTACAATCAATGTATTATGAATACAAATATCATGCAATAATATCTCGAATTTCAGAGGCTAAGCCTCAATGA
- a CDS encoding PKD domain-containing protein codes for MMKLTVKKILAVLLVVLFVASVTAASVNAVPIAQASIKSFTVNFSSEGSQGSKYLWDFGDGTTSTEPNPIHTYNKCGDYTVHLEVTDSGEVTDNNEVDISC; via the coding sequence ATGATGAAATTAACAGTAAAGAAGATACTGGCTGTTTTGCTGGTAGTACTCTTTGTAGCATCAGTGACAGCTGCATCGGTAAACGCAGTCCCAATAGCTCAGGCTTCAATTAAATCTTTTACAGTAAACTTTTCTTCAGAAGGAAGTCAAGGTTCTAAATATTTGTGGGATTTTGGAGACGGAACAACCTCAACCGAGCCGAATCCCATACACACATACAATAAATGTGGGGATTATACGGTACATCTGGAAGTAACGGATTCTGGTGAAGTTACTGATAATAATGAAGTCGATATAAGTTGTTGA
- a CDS encoding formylmethanofuran dehydrogenase subunit B — translation MIYKNIICPVCGASCDDIQVEFGDGKIEARNACKMGNAKFKEVLSSHRLRQPLIKTDGKLTPAAWDEALERAADILVSAKRPLLFMGSETSCEAHEIGLKIGEYLGALVDSNATICHGPTAMGIQESGKVGATEGQKKNRGDLIVYWGTNPLESMPRQMSRYGVFPRGYWTKRGRFDRTVITVDPRKTPTAVASDLHVQLKPSSDYELISALLTLLHGKTPHPSVEEITGVPIPVMEEMLDMMKNCNFGAISVGLGLSSSIGKHRNAEIAMNFVKELNNYAKFTLGALRGHCNVAGFNQVASYMYGYPFGLDFMRGHPRYNPGEYTTVDVLREKDVDAAFVMCADLVCHIPADCAAYLAEIPMVCLDIAPCPSTAASDVVLPGVIDAMECDGTFYRLDDVPVHFEPFTTSPFEFTKSNEDTLKQLFEKIKARK, via the coding sequence ATGATTTACAAAAACATAATCTGTCCGGTCTGTGGGGCGTCCTGTGATGATATCCAGGTTGAGTTCGGGGACGGAAAGATTGAGGCCAGAAATGCATGTAAAATGGGAAATGCCAAGTTCAAGGAGGTTTTAAGTTCCCACCGGCTCAGGCAGCCCCTTATAAAGACTGATGGGAAACTGACTCCTGCAGCCTGGGACGAAGCCCTTGAAAGAGCTGCCGATATCCTTGTTTCGGCAAAGCGACCCCTGCTTTTCATGGGCAGTGAAACCTCCTGCGAGGCTCACGAAATCGGTCTCAAGATCGGAGAATACCTGGGTGCGCTTGTTGACTCCAATGCTACTATCTGCCACGGCCCGACAGCAATGGGAATTCAAGAATCCGGAAAAGTCGGTGCAACCGAAGGGCAGAAGAAAAACAGGGGCGACCTTATAGTTTACTGGGGAACTAACCCTCTCGAATCAATGCCGAGACAGATGTCCAGGTACGGGGTTTTCCCGAGAGGTTACTGGACCAAACGCGGGCGTTTTGACCGTACGGTTATTACTGTGGACCCAAGAAAAACTCCGACTGCCGTAGCTTCCGACCTGCACGTGCAGCTCAAACCCAGCTCTGACTACGAACTGATAAGTGCTCTCCTTACACTTCTCCACGGGAAAACTCCCCACCCGTCAGTGGAAGAGATAACAGGAGTTCCTATCCCGGTCATGGAAGAGATGCTTGATATGATGAAGAACTGCAACTTCGGAGCCATCTCTGTGGGTCTCGGACTTTCTTCATCCATCGGAAAGCACAGGAATGCCGAGATTGCCATGAACTTTGTGAAGGAACTGAACAACTATGCCAAGTTCACTCTCGGAGCTCTCAGAGGCCACTGCAACGTTGCAGGCTTTAATCAGGTTGCTTCCTATATGTACGGTTACCCCTTCGGGCTTGATTTCATGCGCGGACATCCACGTTACAACCCAGGGGAGTATACAACTGTGGACGTGCTGAGGGAAAAAGATGTAGATGCGGCCTTTGTGATGTGCGCTGATCTTGTCTGCCATATCCCTGCGGATTGTGCAGCCTATCTTGCCGAAATTCCAATGGTCTGTCTGGATATCGCTCCCTGCCCGAGCACAGCCGCTTCGGATGTTGTGCTTCCGGGAGTTATTGATGCCATGGAATGTGATGGAACCTTCTACAGGCTCGATGACGTGCCAGTGCACTTCGAACCTTTCACAACCTCGCCCTTTGAGTTTACGAAGAGTAACGAAGATACGTTGAAACAGCTCTTTGAGAAGATCAAAGCAAGGAAGTAA
- a CDS encoding molybdopterin dinucleotide binding domain-containing protein gives MEVLLITGSTIDEGRLAKGGDKFTDDYTMECASCWISPVDFVSLCSPDKVKVTSRNGKYSIVVYTKCTDSVQPGQVFMPRAIWSNVVIDPDTLSTGSPLYKGAPVNIEPSEEEVLSAEDVVLKVYIGGQ, from the coding sequence ATGGAAGTATTACTCATTACCGGAAGTACGATTGATGAAGGCAGGCTTGCCAAAGGCGGGGATAAGTTCACGGATGATTACACTATGGAGTGTGCGTCCTGCTGGATCTCTCCTGTGGACTTCGTGTCCCTCTGTTCCCCTGATAAGGTGAAAGTAACAAGCAGGAACGGAAAATATTCGATTGTCGTTTATACTAAATGTACGGATTCGGTCCAGCCGGGACAGGTTTTCATGCCGAGGGCTATCTGGTCAAATGTTGTTATTGATCCTGATACCCTTTCTACGGGCTCTCCTCTCTACAAGGGTGCACCTGTAAATATTGAACCCTCGGAAGAAGAGGTTCTCAGCGCCGAAGATGTGGTACTGAAAGTTTATATCGGAGGGCAGTGA
- a CDS encoding formylmethanofuran dehydrogenase subunit C translates to MTEGVLIHKNTDTGKSVGEMEEVTLIPKKEIDIKLEADVITPDSFAGKTSEEIGALSIWQGPKTYPLSDFFEVIGNAGSSASETLIRIKGDAMRIKRIGEGMSAGKIEIEGSAGMHVGTGMKGGEIVVYGDADSWAGMEILGGLLHIKGNAGDHVGCAYRGKWHGMKGGCIVIEGSARHQLGGGMDGGEILVEGNVEGFCGIRQNGGLIVVKGGALRTVGVEMAGGTIVIGGKIQRFSPGFEFVSMENRVTLGETEIIGEFKKFTGDYAISKRAKGALYVSADANPEL, encoded by the coding sequence ATGACAGAGGGAGTACTTATTCATAAAAATACCGATACCGGAAAAAGCGTTGGAGAAATGGAAGAAGTAACGCTTATTCCTAAAAAAGAGATTGACATCAAACTGGAAGCAGATGTTATAACTCCTGACTCCTTTGCAGGCAAAACTTCAGAGGAAATAGGAGCTCTATCCATCTGGCAGGGTCCCAAAACCTACCCTCTTTCCGATTTCTTTGAAGTGATAGGCAACGCAGGCAGCTCTGCATCTGAGACCCTGATCCGCATAAAAGGTGATGCAATGAGGATCAAAAGGATCGGAGAAGGCATGAGTGCGGGAAAAATTGAGATCGAAGGTTCTGCAGGCATGCATGTTGGAACAGGGATGAAAGGAGGAGAAATAGTCGTTTACGGAGATGCCGATTCCTGGGCTGGCATGGAAATACTGGGAGGACTTTTGCACATTAAAGGCAATGCCGGAGATCATGTGGGCTGTGCTTACAGAGGCAAATGGCATGGCATGAAAGGTGGCTGCATAGTTATTGAAGGCTCGGCAAGGCACCAGCTCGGAGGCGGCATGGACGGCGGTGAAATTCTTGTAGAAGGTAATGTTGAAGGCTTCTGCGGGATTCGCCAGAACGGTGGTCTCATTGTTGTAAAAGGTGGAGCTCTCCGCACAGTAGGCGTAGAAATGGCAGGCGGAACCATAGTTATAGGAGGCAAAATACAGCGCTTCTCCCCTGGTTTCGAATTCGTGTCCATGGAAAACAGAGTCACTCTGGGTGAGACTGAGATAATAGGTGAGTTCAAGAAGTTCACAGGGGACTATGCGATCAGCAAGAGGGCAAAAGGAGCTCTCTATGTGTCTGCAGATGCAAACCCGGAGCTCTGA
- a CDS encoding formylmethanofuran dehydrogenase subunit A — MAGTIAIKNGYVFDPLNEINGEVMDIFVRDGKVVKELSAAEMKESKVIDASGMTVMPGGVDSHSHVAGAKVNAGRMMRPEDHYKANLQKTSLTHAGSGYTVPSVYKQGYDYAAMGYTTVFEAAVPPLEARHTHEEMCATPLLDMGGYLVLGNNFFLMRYFRDGDMEKAAAYVAWMMKTHKTYGIKCVNPAGVENWAWGKNISTLDETNIHFEITPREVIKGLTEINETLGMPMPVHLHANNLGHPGCYAITKDSLKIPDGVKTKQNMDVEWAETKMDPSRDRSVYLTHLMFNSFAGTTWADCESGVKDIADYVNNRDHVVIDSGCTPFGEATVMTGDGPAIHDLYTLTGNKWSNTDVEMECGSGVLPFTYLKSNPVHSLQWAMGLECLLLINDPWKTIMTTDSPNGGPFTKYPEVMTWLMSEAFRKQTFSECHKWANDRSELGSVNRELSLYDLAILTRANPAKTIGMIHRKGSLGVGADGDVTVYNINPQQLDANNYEALLQTFRKAEYTVKDGEIVAAKGEIVSLPEKRTYYSEVHVENEREKEMLADVKEWFRYYTLGFANYPTPEKYLANPIPIQVNGER; from the coding sequence ATGGCAGGAACAATTGCAATCAAGAACGGATACGTCTTTGACCCCCTCAACGAAATAAACGGGGAAGTTATGGATATCTTCGTCAGGGACGGAAAAGTCGTAAAAGAGCTTTCTGCAGCTGAAATGAAAGAGTCAAAGGTTATTGATGCTTCAGGCATGACTGTTATGCCAGGAGGGGTTGACTCTCATTCCCACGTAGCAGGTGCAAAGGTCAATGCAGGCAGAATGATGCGCCCTGAAGACCATTATAAAGCCAATCTTCAGAAGACCTCTCTCACTCATGCCGGTTCGGGTTATACCGTCCCCTCTGTCTACAAGCAGGGATATGACTACGCAGCAATGGGTTATACAACTGTTTTTGAAGCTGCGGTTCCTCCTCTCGAAGCCCGTCACACCCATGAAGAGATGTGTGCAACCCCTCTTCTTGATATGGGAGGGTATCTGGTGCTCGGAAACAACTTTTTCCTGATGCGCTACTTCAGGGACGGGGACATGGAAAAGGCGGCTGCTTATGTGGCCTGGATGATGAAGACTCACAAGACATACGGGATCAAATGCGTCAACCCTGCAGGAGTCGAAAACTGGGCATGGGGCAAGAACATAAGCACTCTTGACGAAACCAACATCCATTTCGAGATTACTCCTAGAGAAGTCATTAAGGGGCTTACCGAGATCAACGAAACCCTCGGCATGCCAATGCCAGTCCACCTGCACGCAAATAACCTGGGCCACCCTGGCTGCTATGCAATTACCAAAGATTCTCTTAAGATCCCTGATGGAGTAAAGACAAAGCAGAACATGGATGTGGAATGGGCTGAAACTAAAATGGACCCTTCAAGGGACCGTTCCGTATACCTTACCCATCTGATGTTCAACAGTTTTGCAGGCACAACCTGGGCAGACTGCGAGTCCGGAGTTAAGGACATTGCAGATTACGTCAACAACAGGGACCATGTGGTAATCGACAGTGGATGTACTCCCTTCGGAGAAGCGACAGTTATGACCGGAGACGGGCCTGCCATTCACGACCTTTATACCCTTACAGGAAACAAGTGGTCGAACACTGACGTTGAAATGGAGTGTGGCTCGGGTGTCCTTCCCTTTACCTACCTCAAGTCCAACCCTGTGCACAGTTTGCAGTGGGCAATGGGGCTTGAATGCCTCCTGCTTATCAATGACCCCTGGAAGACCATAATGACCACGGACAGTCCGAACGGCGGACCGTTTACGAAATACCCTGAAGTCATGACCTGGCTCATGTCCGAGGCTTTCAGGAAGCAGACCTTCAGTGAGTGCCACAAGTGGGCAAATGACAGGAGTGAGCTCGGAAGCGTAAACCGGGAACTTTCCCTATATGACCTTGCGATCCTGACAAGGGCCAACCCTGCAAAGACGATTGGTATGATTCACAGAAAAGGCTCTCTTGGAGTAGGCGCAGACGGGGATGTTACGGTTTACAATATAAACCCGCAGCAGCTTGACGCAAACAATTACGAAGCTCTCCTCCAGACCTTCAGAAAGGCAGAATACACTGTGAAGGACGGCGAAATTGTGGCGGCTAAAGGAGAAATTGTCTCCCTGCCTGAGAAGCGGACCTACTATTCCGAAGTGCATGTCGAAAACGAGCGGGAAAAAGAGATGCTGGCTGACGTGAAGGAGTGGTTCAGATACTACACCCTTGGTTTTGCCAACTACCCGACTCCAGAAAAATACCTGGCAAACCCGATTCCCATACAGGTTAACGGTGAGAGGTGA